From Camelus dromedarius isolate mCamDro1 chromosome 12, mCamDro1.pat, whole genome shotgun sequence, the proteins below share one genomic window:
- the LOC116155216 gene encoding olfactory receptor 10Q1 produces MFAWSPDLNQSGPTEFVFRVFTTVPELQALLFLLFLLLYLMILCGNTAIIWAVRAHSSLRTPMYFFLSNLSFLEICYTSVVVPLMLSNILGAQKPIPLAGCGAQMFFFVTLGSTDCFLLAVMAYDRYVAIRHPLHYALIMTQKLCVQMVVCALGLALFLSLQLTSLIFTLPFCGHRREINHFLCDVPPVLRLACADTRVHQAVLYVVGILVLTVPFLLICVSYVFITSAILRIRSAEGRRRAFSTCSSHLAVVLLQYGCCSLVYLRPRSSTSEDEDRQIALVYTFITPLLNPLIYTLRNKDVKGALRSAIISKAASDTS; encoded by the coding sequence ATGTTTGCTTGGAGCCCTGACCTCAACCAGTCCGGCCCCACCGAGTTTGTGTTCCGAGTCTTCACCACTGTCCCTGAACTCCAGGCCCTCctgttcctcctcttcctcctcctctacctCATGATCCTTTGCGGCAACACCGCCATCATCTGGGCGGTGCGCGCACACAGCTCCCTCCGCACCCCGATGTACTTCTTCCTGTCCAATCTGTCCTTCCTGGAAATCTGCTACACCTCTGTGGTGGTGCCTTTGATGCTGTCCAACATTTTGGGGGCCCAGAAGCCCATACCCCTGGCTGGCTGTGGGGCCCAAATGTTCTTTTTCGTCACCCTTGGCAGCACTGACTGCTTCCTCCTGGCAGTCATGGCGTAcgaccgctacgtggccatccGCCACCCTCTGCACTACGCTCTCATCATGACCCAGAAGCTGTGCGTCCAGATGGTGGTCTGCGCCCTGGGCCTCGCCCTCTTCCTGAGCCTGCAGCTCACATCCTTAATCTTCACCCTGCCCTTCTGCGGGCACCGCCGGGAAATCAACCACTTCCTCTGCGACGTGCCTCCGGTCCTGAGGCTGGCCTGCGCTGACACCCGCGTGCACCAGGCCGTCCTCTACGTGGTGGGCATCCTCGTGCTGACCGTCCCCTTCCTGCTTATCTGTGTCTCCTACGTGTTCATCACCTCCGCCATCCTGCGCATCCGCTCTGCGGAGGGCCGCCGCCgggccttctccacctgctcctcgcACCTCGCCGTGGTCCTGCTGCAGTACGGCTGTTGCAGCCTGGTCTACCTGCGTCCGCGGTCCAGCACGTCAGAGGATGAGGACCGCCAGATCGCCCTGGTCTACACCTTCATCACCCCGTTACTCAACCCCCTGATTTACACTCTGCGGAACAAGGATGTCAAAGGTGCTCTGAGGAGTGCCATCATCAGTAAAGCAGCCTCTGACACCAGTTGA